The sequence CGGTCGGCGTCGCTGCCGGCGTGGGTGCGGCACAACTGGGTTTCGCCTACGGGCTGGGCGTCATCGACTGGGCACCGGCCGAGCCCGCCGCCGCCGGCGCCGCCTGGTACGCCAGCCTCGCCTGGGCGACCTGGATCGCGGCCGTCTCCACCATCGCCGGGGCCGTCTGCGCCCAGCGGCTGGAGGAACGGGGACACGACGGCGCTGCGCCGGGCGGCACGCTGCGCCGGATGACGCTCGCCGTGGCCGGCGCGGTGGGCGCGCTGATCACGGTGCTGCTGGTGGCCGTGCCCGCCCGGGCGGCGACCGTGCCCGACACCTTCTCGCCACAGAGCCTGGCCGCCGGGTACGCGGCGGTCGGTGTGCTGGTCGGGCTGCTGACCGCGATCTGGGCGCTGCACACGCGGGCCGTCGCGACCAACGTGATCGCCACGGTGGGCTGGATCTGGCTGCTCGCCGTGGTGTCGGTCGCGGACGGGGTGCTCGCGGGACGCGGGTTGACCACCGCCCAGCTCGGGATCTGGCAGATCAGCACCGACAGCGCCGGCTTCTGGCTGCGGGACTACGTCTACTGGCCGGGGATGCTGCTGGCCGCCGGTTCGGCGCTGCTGATCGGCGCGCTGGCCGCGCGGCGTACCGCCCGGATGGAGGAGGGTCGGCTCGGCGCGGCCGTCTCCGGTGCGGCGGGTCCACTGCTCGTCGCGGTCGCCTACTTCGTCGCCGTGCCCCGGCTGGCCGAGGTCACCCCCGCGCAGGTCTCGGCGCACTTCGTCGCGCCGTACGCAGTGCTCGTCGGCGCGGCCGGCTCGGTGCTGGTGGCCGCGCTCGCCCAGCGCGCCGAACGGCGCACGGCCGCTCGCCCGGCGGTGGTGCCCCGGCAGCGCACCGGCGACCTGGACGACCGCGGGTTCGACGGCGACCTCGCGTCGGCCGGCGACCCCTTCGACACCCCCGGCCCGTCCGGCCTCACGGGCGACCCGGGCTCCGGCGCGGCCACCCGACCGACGGTCGGCACGGCGACCAAGACCGCGACCCGACCGGACGGGACAGCGCTCGCCGATCCGCTCGGTGCGGAACCGGCCCCGGCCGACACCCGGCCGGACGAAACCGGCCGCCCGGACGACGGCTCGCCCACCACCGGCACCGGACGGACCCGCCCGGCCCGCCGCGGCCGGGCCACCCCTCCCGCCCGGGATTCCGGCGCGCACCCGGCGACCTCCACCGACGAGACCGCCCCCGACCCGACGCCGGAGACCACCGACCCCTCGGACGCGCCACCGGCCACCGCCCCCCGGACCCGCCCGTCCCGCCGCCCCCGCTGACCGCCGCCCACTCGCGGCCACACCCGGCCCAGGATTGAAGGCACTTTCACGGAATGAGTGGCTATCCGACGCGGAATAGCCACTCTTTCCGTGAAAGTGCAGCGCCAGGGCGGCCCGGTGACGAGGAGTGGGTCAGTCGACGGGCCAGGTGTGCACGGGTTCGTTGCTGCGCTGGAGTTCGGCGTAGCGGCGGGCCATGTGGTGCAGGGCCGCCTCGCGGTCCATGCCCCGGTGCCGCTCGGCCGCCCAGACCGCCTCGGTCTGCCACACCGCGCCGTTGCGGCCGGTACGGCAGCGCTGCTCGATGATGCCGAGCAGCCGGTCCCGCTCGGCCGGGTCGACGCCGAACCGGTCCAGCCCGGTCGCCGCCGTCGGCAGCAGCGTGTCGAGGACCAGCTTGGCCACCGGCACGTCCCCGAGGCGGGGCCAGTGCAGGACGGCGTCCATTCCGCGCCGGGCGGCGGCGTGGAAGTTCTCCTCGGCCGAGCTGAAGGTGAGCTGGCTCCAGATCGGCCGGTCCGACTCGGCCAGCCCGCGGGCCAGCCCGAAGTAGAAGGCGGCGTTGGCCAGCATGTCCACCACGGTCGGGCCGGCCGGCAGCACCCGGTTCTCCACCCGCAGGTGGGGGCGGCCGTTCATGATGTCGTAGACCGGCCGGTTCCAGCGGTAGACCGTGCCGTTGTGCAACCGCAGCTCCGAGAGCTGGGGGACCCCGCCGGCGTGCAGCACCTCCACCGGATCCTCGTCCTCGCAGATCGGCAGCAGCGGCGGGAAGTACCGGACGTTCTCCTCGAACAGGTCGAAGATCGAGGTGATCCAGCGCTCGCCGAACCACACCCGGGGTCGTACGCCCTGGGCCTTGAGTTCGTCGGGGCGGGTGTCGGTGGCCTGCTCGAAGAGGGCGATCCGGGTCTCGGCCCAGAGCTGCCGCCCGTAGAGGAAGGGGGAGTTCGCGCCGATCGCCACCTGGACCCCGGCGATCGCCTGGGAGGCGTTCCAGTAGTCGGCGAAGCTGTCCGGCGCGACCTGGAGGTGGAACTGGAGGCTGGTGCAGGCCGCTTCGGGGGCGATCGAGTCGGTGTGGGTCTGGAGCCGTTCCACGCCCCGGATGTCCAGCTCGATGTCCTCGCCCCGGGCGCCGACGATCTGGTCGTTGAGCACCCGGTAGCGCTCGTTGGTGGAGAGGTTGTCCAC comes from Micromonospora purpureochromogenes and encodes:
- a CDS encoding serine/threonine-protein kinase, giving the protein MARLGWGGSVATAVGVAAGVGAAQLGFAYGLGVIDWAPAEPAAAGAAWYASLAWATWIAAVSTIAGAVCAQRLEERGHDGAAPGGTLRRMTLAVAGAVGALITVLLVAVPARAATVPDTFSPQSLAAGYAAVGVLVGLLTAIWALHTRAVATNVIATVGWIWLLAVVSVADGVLAGRGLTTAQLGIWQISTDSAGFWLRDYVYWPGMLLAAGSALLIGALAARRTARMEEGRLGAAVSGAAGPLLVAVAYFVAVPRLAEVTPAQVSAHFVAPYAVLVGAAGSVLVAALAQRAERRTAARPAVVPRQRTGDLDDRGFDGDLASAGDPFDTPGPSGLTGDPGSGAATRPTVGTATKTATRPDGTALADPLGAEPAPADTRPDETGRPDDGSPTTGTGRTRPARRGRATPPARDSGAHPATSTDETAPDPTPETTDPSDAPPATAPRTRPSRRPR
- a CDS encoding glutamate--cysteine ligase family protein, producing MGRDVEQGAFSREDRVRYRQKVRRSLDVFALMLDDFGFDADRPMTGLEIELNLMDPAGEPAMRNEEILAAIADPLFQTELGQFNLELNAAPRLIEGSGFAEYEADLRSSLTRADERAAKSDARIVLVGILPTLTERHLVVDNLSTNERYRVLNDQIVGARGEDIELDIRGVERLQTHTDSIAPEAACTSLQFHLQVAPDSFADYWNASQAIAGVQVAIGANSPFLYGRQLWAETRIALFEQATDTRPDELKAQGVRPRVWFGERWITSIFDLFEENVRYFPPLLPICEDEDPVEVLHAGGVPQLSELRLHNGTVYRWNRPVYDIMNGRPHLRVENRVLPAGPTVVDMLANAAFYFGLARGLAESDRPIWSQLTFSSAEENFHAAARRGMDAVLHWPRLGDVPVAKLVLDTLLPTAATGLDRFGVDPAERDRLLGIIEQRCRTGRNGAVWQTEAVWAAERHRGMDREAALHHMARRYAELQRSNEPVHTWPVD